Proteins encoded by one window of Vitis vinifera cultivar Pinot Noir 40024 chromosome 10, ASM3070453v1:
- the LOC100256035 gene encoding wall-associated receptor kinase 2: MVMQMIQVLVFTILISIISLLFSLKETAASMAKPGCPETCGNVSIVYPFGIGKGCYLDKRFEITCNNSSLPHPLFHVDEENEAEVLYMSLEYMRIKDWTSPVCYANYTSEGQSYALFSIAPMEPFSYSHTENKFIGIGCDIFAYIGYSNTTNFINKSYISGCVSICSGQGWSWLDTNYSCSGIGCCQTTFPVDLSIFEIQSGKMSARADSWDRSSNQCRLVLIAENNFSEFHQFDVSFSNVNKTYFYPSVLNWAIGNKSCHEAQKRGDYACGSNSRCVNSKKGSGYTCQCNSGYRGNPYLPDGCGDVDECMESNNTLCQKGAVCTNTNGSYYCDCPPGYYRDDDKPEYECVRDKGKHNPALLVSSGIAVTLVLLILLAISFWLNQKLEKRKKSKLKQMSFKKNGGLLLQRQISSSSIGSSVEKTKLYTIEELEKATDNFNAGRVLGKGGHGKVYKGMLLDGSIVAIKKSIVVDERQVVEFINEVFILSQINHRHIVKLLGCCLESEVPLLVYEYVSNDTLSHNLHNEDHASTLCWEERLRIADEIAGALAYLHSYASTAILHRDIKSRNILLDENFRAVVSDFGLSRSIAPEKTHLSTLVQGTFGYLDPEYFRSGQFTDKSDVYGFGMILAELLTGEKVICSSRSEESLAIHFRLAMKQNFLFEILDKVIVNEGQEKEILAVAKIAKRCLKLSGKKRPAMKEIAADLHQLRRTMKQPSLKQTCQDNCPVSGRYSFSSASTSAVTEEYALQG; this comes from the exons ATGGTTATGCAAATGATACAAGTTCTTGTGTTCACCATCTTGATCAGCATCATCTCCTTGCTATTCTCATTGAAGGAAACAGCAGCATCCATGGCCAAGCCTGGTTGCCCTGAGACATGTGGGAACGTCAGCATCGTTTATCCATTTGGTATCGGCAAAGGTTGTTACCTTGACAAACGTTTTGAGATCACATGCAACAATTCTAGTCTGCCTCATCCACTTTTCCACGTGGACGAGGAAAATGAAGCTGAAGTTCTGTATATGTCTCTGGAGTATATGAGAATCAAAGATTGGACTTCCCCTGTTTGTTATGCGAATTACACATCAGAAGGACAAAGTTATGCCCTGTTCTCAATTGCGCCGATGGAGCCTTTCAGTTATTCCCACACTGAAAATAAGTTCATTGGCATTGGATGCGACATATTTGCTTATATTGGTTATTCCAATACTACAAATTTCATCAACAAAAGCTACATTAGCGGGTGTGTCTCCATCTGCAGTGGCCAAGGCTGGTCTTGGCTTGATACTAACTATTCTTGCTCTGGCATTGGTTGCTGCCAGACTACTTTTCCCGTGGATCTTTCCATCTTTGAGATACAGAGTGGTAAGATGAGCGCCAGGGCTGACAGCTGGGACCGGTCCTCCAATCAATGTAGACTTGTCCTCATTGCTGAGAATAACTTCTCTGAATTCCACCAATTTGACGTCTCTTTCTCCAATGTAAACAAGACGTACTTTTACCCTTCAGTATTGAATTGGGCAATAGGAAACAAGTCTTGCCACGAAGCTCAAAAAAGAGGAGATTATGCATGTGGCAGCAATAGTCGCTGCGTTAATTCCAAGAAAGGCAGTGGATATACTTGTCAATGCAACTCAGGCTACCGTGGGAATCCCTACCTTCCAGATGGCTGTGGAG ATGTTGATGAGTGCATGGAGTCAAACAATACTCTTTGCCAAAAAGGAGCTGTTTGCACTAACACGAATGGTAGCTACTATTGCGACTGTCCACCTGGTTACTACAGAGATGATGACAAACCTGAATATGAGTGTGTACGCGATAAAGGAAAACACAATCCAGCTCTTCTTGTTTCTTCAG GAATAGCAGTCACTCTTGTTCTTCTCATCCTACTTGCTATTAGCTTTTGGTTGAATCAAAAACttgagaagagaaagaaaagcaaACTCAAGCAGATGTCCTTCAAGAAGAATGGTGGTCTTCTACTGCAACGGCAAATCTCTTCAAGTAGTATAGGAAGTAGCGTTGAGAAAACAAAACTCTATACCATAGAAGAGTTGGAGAAGGCAACAGACAATTTCAATGCAGGTAGAGTTCTTGGAAAGGGAGGTCATGGTAAAGTATACAAAGGGATGCTATTAGATGGAAGCATAGTGGCCATTAAGAAATCAATTGTAGTTGATGAAAGGCAAGTTGTTGAGTTTATCAACGAAGTTTTCATTCTTTCACAGATTAACCATAGGCACATAGTGAAACTGTTAGGTTGCTGTTTGGAGAGTGAAGTTCCTTTACTGGTTTATGAATACGTCTCCAATGATACTCTCTCCCACAATCTCCATAATGAGGACCATGCATCAACATTGTGTTGGGAAGAGCGCTTGCGAATTGCAGATGAAATTGCAGGAGCCCTAGCATATTTACATTCATATGCTTCTACAGCTATCCTTCATAGGGATATCAAGTCTAGGAACATACTGCTGGATGAGAACTTCAGGGCTGTGGTTTCTGATTTTGGACTTTCAAGGTCAATTGCCCCTGAAAAAACACACTTGAGCACATTAGTGCAGGGCACATTTGGTTACTTGGATCCAGAGTATTTTCGGTCGGGTCAGTTTACAGACAAAAGTGATGTATACGGGTTTGGGATGATTCTTGCTGAACTTCTCACGGGTGAAAAAGTGATTTGTTCTAGTAGATCTGAAGAGAGTCTAGCAATTCATTTTAGATTggcaatgaaacaaaatttcCTGTTTGAAATTCTAGACAAGGTGATAGTGAACGAAGGTCAGGAAAAGGAGATTCTTGCTGTTGCTAAAATTGCTAAGAGATGCCTGAAGTTGAGTGGGAAGAAAAGGCCAGCCATGAAAGAAATAGCAGCAGATCTCCACCAATTGAGGAGGACTATGAAGCAGCCATCACTTAAGCAGACCTGCCAGGACAACTGCCCTGTAAGTGGAAGGTACTCCTTTTCTTCCGCATCCACAAGTGCAGTTACAGAAGAGTATGCACTTCAAGGCTAG